One genomic segment of Odocoileus virginianus isolate 20LAN1187 ecotype Illinois chromosome X, Ovbor_1.2, whole genome shotgun sequence includes these proteins:
- the LOC110123265 gene encoding heterogeneous nuclear ribonucleoprotein A3-like — MEVKLPPGCPQPDSGRRSRRRGEEGHDPNEPEQLRKLFIGGLSFETTDDSLREHFEKWGTLTDCVVKRDPQTKRSRGFGFVTYSCVEEVDAAMCARPHKVDGRVVEPKRAVSREDSVKPGAHLTVKKIFVGGIKEDTEEYNLRDYFEKYGKIETIEVMEDRQSGKKRGFAFVTFDDHDTVDKIVVQKYHTINGHNCEVKKALSKQEMQSAGSQRGRGGGSGNFMGRGGNFGGGRGNFGRGGNFGGRGSYGGGGGGSRGCYGGGDGGYNGFGGDGGNYGGGPGYSSRGGYGGDGPGYGNQGGGYGGGGGGYDGYNEGGNFGGNYGGGGNYNDFGNYSGQQQSNYGPMKGGSFGGRNSGNPYGGGYGSGGGSGGYGSRRF; from the coding sequence ATGGAGGTAAAACTGCCGCCCGGTTGCCCCCAGCCCGACTCCGGCCGTCGCAGCCGCCGCCGGGGGGAGGAGGGTCATGATCCCAATGAACCAGAGCAGTTGAGAAAGCTGTTTATTGGTGGTCTGAGCTTTGAAACTACAGAtgatagcttaagagaacattttgagAAATGGGGCACGCTTACAGATTGTGTGGTGAAGAGAGACCCCCAAACAAAACGTTCCAGGGGCTTTGGCTTTGTGACTTACTCTTGTGTTGAAGAAGTGGATGCAGCAATGTGTGCACGACCACACAAGGTTGATGGGCGTGTAGTGGAGCCAAAGAGAGCTGTTTCTAGAGAGGATTCTGTAAAGCCTGGTGCCCATCTAACAGTGAAGAAAATTTTTGTTGGTGGTATTaaagaagatacagaagaatATAATTTGAGAGACTACTTTGAAAAGTATGGCAAGATTGAAACCATAGAAGTTATGGAAGACAGGCAGAGTGGGAAAAAGAGGGGATTTGCTTTTGTAACTTTTGATGATCATGATACAGTTGATAAAATTGTTGTTCAGAAATACCACACTATTAATGGGCATAATTGTGAAGTGAAAAAGGCCCTTTCTAAACAAGAGATGCAATCTGCTGGATCACAAAGAGGTCGTGGAGGTGGATCTGGCAACTTTATGGGTCGTGGAGGAAACTTTGGAGGTGGTAGAGGTAACTTTGGCCGTGGTGGAAACTTTGGTGGAAGAGGAAGctatggtggtggaggtggtggcagCCGAGGGTGTTatggaggaggtgatggtggaTACAATGGATTTGGAGGTGATGGTGGCAACTATGGCGGTGGTCCTGGTTATAGTAGTAGAGGAGGTTACGGTGGTGATGGACCAGGATATGGAAACCAAGGTGGTGGATATGGTGGCGGTGGTGGAGGATATGATGGTTACAATGAAGGAGGAAATTTTGGAGGTaactatggtggtggtggaaaCTATAATGATTTTGGAAATTATAGTGGACAACAGCAATCAAATTATGGACCCATGAAAGGGGGTAGTTTTGGTGGAAGAAACTCGGGCAATCCCTATGGTGGTGGTTATGGATCTGGTGGTGGAAGTGGTGGATATGGTAGCAGAAGGTTctaa